The following nucleotide sequence is from Candidatus Anoxymicrobium japonicum.
CTTTCCGGTCGGCGCCGAAATCCTCGCCTTCAAACAATCTCCGCTTCGCTCCAAAGTACTCTTCGATCGATATGTGAAAATCCAGGTGGTCTTGCGTCAGGTTTGTGAACGCCACGCTCTCAAACCTGCACCCACTCACCCTGTGCAAATCAAGCGCGTGGGAAGAAACCTCCATAACAGCCACCTCGACCCCTTCATCGACCATTCGCTTCAGCAAGCGCTGGAGGTCGAGCGATTCAGGGGTCGTCCTGGTGACGGCCTCGACGATCTCGCCAATGTGATTCTCGATCGTGCCAATGAGACCGGTGACGCGCCCCGCTTGTTTGAAAATGTTCTCAACGAGGTAGCACGTTGTTGTCTTGCCGTTTGTGCCGGTAACGCCAATGAGCTTCAGGCGCTCGGATGGATATCCATAGTACTTCGCCGCGCACTTCGCCAGCGCGAAACGCGTGTCGGGCGCCCTGACCACAGTGACGCCTTCGCTCAATGGAATCTCCATATCTCGCTCTACGAAGATCGCGCCCGCGCCGCGTGAAACCGCCTCGATCACGTACTCATGGCCATCGGTTACAAGCCCCTTGATACAGAAGAACGCGTCGCCTTCTTCCACCAGGCGGCTGTCGTATGCCAGCCTGGTGATCTCGCGGTCAACCGAACCCGTGATCTTCGTCTCGTCAATGGTGTTCAGGAGCTCGCTTAGAAACATAAAACCTCCTCCACTCCGTCTACCGCAACCAGGGGTCAGGCGGAATCTTCAGGTGCTGCATGCTGAAACCCATGATCTCGCTGAACAGCGGCGCAGCCGTCTCGCCTCCCCAGATCGGGGTGGGCTCATCAAGGACGACAAGGCAAACAACCCTCGGTCTCTCGGCGGGAGCAAACCCCACAAAAGTGGCCATGTACCGGCCGAAATATCCCGGGCCCCGACTGTTCGCCTTTGCCGCGGTACCCGTCTTCCCGGCGACGCG
It contains:
- a CDS encoding UDP-N-acetylmuramoyl-L-alanyl-D-glutamate--2,6-diaminopimelate ligase: MFLSELLNTIDETKITGSVDREITRLAYDSRLVEEGDAFFCIKGLVTDGHEYVIEAVSRGAGAIFVERDMEIPLSEGVTVVRAPDTRFALAKCAAKYYGYPSERLKLIGVTGTNGKTTTCYLVENIFKQAGRVTGLIGTIENHIGEIVEAVTRTTPESLDLQRLLKRMVDEGVEVAVMEVSSHALDLHRVSGCRFESVAFTNLTQDHLDFHISIEEYFGAKRRLFEGEDFGADRKAIINIDDSFGRRLIEETSLPSWSFGIDARADVRAGDVVVSSGGNRFTLARQEKSIEIATHLKGRFNIYNCLAAAAVAFEMGLDGDMIARGLETLVFVPGRFEEIECGQTFTAIVDYAHTPDGIRNLLEACREVSDGRVIIVVGCGGDRDRSKRPLMGRVAIEMSDLCILTSDNPRGEAPASIIDMMLDGVRGEFPGWRYSVEMDRRVAIRKAVMEANEGDLVVVAGKG